The Castanea sativa cultivar Marrone di Chiusa Pesio chromosome 4, ASM4071231v1 sequence ttgtgaaaaaaaaaaagaattaatagaaATCCAATCCAATCACAATTAGTCATATTAAAATGTAAGAATACtggatttaaaatatatatatatatatagaacaagaaataaatattatttaactgATAATGAAATATAAAAGGCCAATTAATAGTACTCCcttattgaaataaatattatttaattgacattgaaatataaaaaagccAATTAATAGCCAAAGTGACTTGATATAATGTGGCACCACCTTCAAATCTTCGAATAAATTATCCTTctagaaaaacaaagaataaaaccCTATTAAAACACACCTAATAGGAGTAAGTAACAAAATAAGATAGTAGTTCTCTTAAAAGTTTAATCAAGTAGGCGATAAGTTGGTATGGCGAGCAAGGGATTGGCTCTTGGCATTGTTAACCCATCCTTCTCCTCCATGTCTAGGTCATTAGGCGACATGCCATTAGGTAGCTCCCAGTGAAAGAAATGCACTAATTGAGCTACAATATATTTGACATTTGTAATGCCTAATAGCATTCCAGGACACCCTCTTCGACCAGACCCAAATGGGAGAAGCTGGAAGTCACGTCCCTTaatatctatattattatttataaatcttTCAGGGTAAAATTCTTCCGCATTATTGGACCACACATCAGGATCTCGTCCAATAGCCCaagaatttattaaaattactGTTGTCTTAGGTATGTAATATCCATCAATCTCAATGTCCTTCATGGATTGATGTGGGATTAGAAATTCCGCAATAGGATGTAGTCTAAAACTTTCTCTTATCACCATATCCAAGTATGGTAACTTTTCCAAATCTGTTTCCTCCACCATTCTATTCATTCCAACAACACTTCTTAGCTCTTCTTGTAGATGTTTCATCACTCGTGGATGCCTCAAGAGCTCAGAGAGGGTCCACTCAATTGCAGCACTTGAAGTGTCTGATGCGCCCGCAAACATGTCCAACATGATAGCCTTTATACTCTCTCGGTCAATTGTGTAAATTTGCTCATCATGGGGATTCATGGGTTGGTTCATCAAGGAAAGTAATGTGTCCACAAAGTCCCTATGATGACCTTGTTGCCCAATGTCAACTTGTTCATGTTCTTGGATAATTGCGTCAAAGACTTTGTCGAGAGCCTCAGTAACATTCTTCCGGCGCCGGTCCAATCCCTGAGTACAATAAATGGTCAATCAATTGTAAAGTCACATTACCA is a genomic window containing:
- the LOC142632046 gene encoding cytochrome P450 CYP736A12-like; the protein is MSPFTLLINLLLFLGSIGAFIHIIYASYSRPKDPKNHKKPPPGPPPLPIIGNLHKLGNHPHRYLQTLAKQYGPIMSLWLGKTPAVVVSSPKAAKLFLKTHDSVFASRPPPKSSDFSIYDARKGLAFAPYGPYWRNVRKICTLQLLSASKIESFAPMRKQEVKSLVGSLKKCAAMHEVVDVTKKVNEFIEETTCRMIFGRNKGDRLKMTALIRELMFLGQPLDVSSFLPFLRPLDLQGLDRRRKNVTEALDKVFDAIIQEHEQVDIGQQGHHRDFVDTLLSLMNQPMNPHDEQIYTIDRESIKAIMLDMFAGASDTSSAAIEWTLSELLRHPRVMKHLQEELRSVVGMNRMVEETDLEKLPYLDMVIRESFRLHPIAEFLIPHQSMKDIEIDGYYIPKTTVILINSWAIGRDPDVWSNNAEEFYPERFINNNIDIKGRDFQLLPFGSGRRGCPGMLLGITNVKYIVAQLVHFFHWELPNGMSPNDLDMEEKDGLTMPRANPLLAIPTYRLLD